A genomic region of Candidatus Limnocylindrales bacterium contains the following coding sequences:
- the msrA gene encoding peptide-methionine (S)-S-oxide reductase MsrA, whose translation MKMNPPQNPGDPQGKEVITLGGGCFWCIEAIFDELKGVEKVESGYSGGWVVNPTYRQVCTGTTGHAEVVQITFDPKIISLRELLEIFFTVHDPTTPNRQGPDIGPQYRSVIFYHNEAQKAIAEQVIKDLEAAKLWSAPIVTEISPFKAFYKAEDYHQEYFKLNSEQPYCRYVIAPKVTKFREHYRDKLKTA comes from the coding sequence ATGAAGATGAATCCACCACAAAATCCAGGAGATCCACAGGGTAAAGAAGTTATAACCCTGGGAGGAGGCTGCTTTTGGTGTATTGAAGCAATCTTTGACGAACTGAAAGGAGTGGAAAAAGTGGAGTCGGGTTACTCAGGGGGCTGGGTGGTCAATCCGACCTATCGTCAGGTTTGTACAGGGACCACCGGTCATGCTGAGGTTGTACAGATTACCTTCGATCCTAAAATTATTTCCTTGAGAGAGCTTCTGGAGATTTTCTTTACCGTACACGACCCCACCACTCCCAATCGTCAAGGACCGGATATCGGTCCACAATACCGCTCGGTGATTTTCTATCATAATGAAGCCCAAAAGGCTATCGCTGAACAGGTTATTAAGGATCTTGAAGCTGCAAAGTTATGGAGTGCACCCATTGTAACGGAGATTTCACCTTTTAAGGCGTTTTACAAGGCAGAGGATTATCATCAAGAGTACTTTAAACTGAATAGTGAGCAACCTTACTGTCGCTATGTGATTGCACCAAAGGTTACGAAATTTCGGGAACATTACCGGGATAAGCTGAAAACAGCATAG
- a CDS encoding polysaccharide deacetylase, protein MFQLNTGKTLPEEPTWKWSDEKIFEVVNKVRAGRDLTPKRWPHKARVAVGLSFDVDNETLSLRDGQISPALMAQGEYGSRAGLPRILRLLDQFQIPATFFTPAVTAKLHPRSIQDILSSGRHEIGIHGWIHERNSQLDEVEEYELMRRSLETLTEITGKKPVGLRTPSWDFSLSTLKFICEFELLYDSSLMADDRPYEILLEGRPTGVVELPVEWILDDYPYFGMDRNLAIRPYTPPEDVFNIWRTEFDKAYEEGTIFILTMHPHIIGHRSRIILLERLIRYIWSRQQVWFATHEEIAQFVRPAKEIA, encoded by the coding sequence GTGTTTCAATTAAATACTGGAAAGACCTTGCCAGAGGAGCCTACCTGGAAATGGTCTGACGAGAAGATATTTGAAGTGGTCAATAAGGTTCGTGCCGGGCGGGATTTAACTCCTAAACGTTGGCCTCACAAAGCTCGCGTAGCTGTGGGGTTGTCCTTTGATGTAGATAATGAAACCCTCTCTCTGAGAGATGGGCAGATATCACCTGCCTTAATGGCTCAGGGTGAGTATGGTTCGAGGGCTGGTTTACCGAGGATACTTCGATTACTGGATCAATTCCAGATTCCGGCCACGTTCTTTACACCGGCCGTGACCGCAAAACTTCATCCCCGATCGATCCAGGATATTTTAAGCAGTGGACGGCATGAAATAGGGATCCATGGTTGGATCCACGAGCGTAACAGTCAACTGGATGAAGTAGAAGAGTACGAACTGATGCGACGTAGCCTGGAAACACTTACAGAAATAACAGGTAAAAAACCTGTGGGACTGCGCACCCCATCCTGGGATTTCAGTCTGTCAACTTTGAAATTTATCTGTGAATTCGAGTTGCTTTATGATAGTAGTCTCATGGCTGATGATCGTCCCTATGAAATACTTTTGGAAGGTAGGCCTACAGGCGTCGTCGAATTGCCCGTTGAGTGGATCCTGGATGATTATCCCTATTTTGGCATGGATAGAAACCTGGCTATTCGTCCCTATACCCCCCCTGAGGATGTTTTTAATATCTGGCGGACCGAATTTGATAAGGCCTATGAAGAAGGTACAATATTTATTCTCACAATGCATCCCCATATCATAGGTCATCGATCCCGCATCATTCTACTTGAGCGGTTGATCCGTTATATCTGGTCGCGTCAGCAAGTGTGGTTTGCTACCCATGAGGAAATTGCACAATTTGTACGACCAGCGAAGGAAATTGCCTAG
- a CDS encoding indolepyruvate ferredoxin oxidoreductase family protein has product MNEFSLESKYLQEEGRIILSGVQALVRLPLDQHRADKRAGLRTATLISGYRGSPLGGLDTLLQRNRKLLNEHDVVFIPGVNEDLGATAIFGSQLANLLPNPRYDGVLGMWYGKAPGVDRSGDAFKHANFAGVGRYGGVLALAGDDPICKSSTLPSHSEVALYDAQMPILYPGNVQEIIEMGRYGFELSRYSGAWVGFKVVTNIADAFSTAEVYPIENIVRPEFIFNGRPWQHTQNPALLAPYSLQLEREIYEGRLEAARLFAAANKLNRITISGARDWIGIVSAGKVYYDVREALYQLGLNDEQLRRYGIRLLKIGLLYPLEPEIIKTFARGLEEIFVIEEKRAFIELFIRDVLYNQSERPLVVGKRDEQGRFLVRGDSELDADQITELLVRQLTKKVPPALFEKRLAALSHHSLALSVQDQPLLPRTPYFCSGCPHNRSTVIPEGSIAGGGIGCHSMSLLMDRRTWGITHMGGEGVQWVGAAPFSNTPHLFQHLGDGTLFHSGYLAIRQAVAAGTNITYKILYNSAVAMTGGQAVDGAMPVPELTRALEAEGVRKIIVCAYDPNKYPPDAKWASNVEIWHRDRLDEAQRVLRKEKGVTALIYDQPCAAELRRKRKRGLVEDPPLHVFINEAVCEGCGDCGVKSNCLSVLPVETELGRKTQIHQSSCNKDYTCLQGDCPAFLTVIPEQNDKVEKRLEINVEDCDLPEPHRLLPKEANIYMTGIGGTGVVTVNEILATAAFLEGKYVYSLDQTGLSQKGGPVLSHLKILDQPREISNKIGWGTADVYIVFDILGGVTDENLRHTHKEKTIAVVSSSQIATGAMIRSTAVRFPEEDSLRQRIETHTQAQKNVYLDAVALAENLFGNHLLANMITIGAAYQAGLLPLTAQAIERAITLNGVAVEANRQAFRVGRMVVINPHWKPVQTLNRMGSQPLKSEITPEAQALIDSVEAQGELRRLLEIRVPELIAYQNLSYAREYVEFVKRVKKAEARITQDTRLSESVARYLFKLMAYKDEYEVARLQIRPEFQSMLARQFGKNAKITYHLHPPFLRALGLKRKIGLGKWFNIGYWLLTKLKGLRGTPLDIFGYTHLRKVERELITEYRALIEQELIGLSIDTYERAVTLANLPDMIRGYEEIKLANVARFRAEVQRVRSQYSKQIPV; this is encoded by the coding sequence ATGAACGAATTTTCGCTAGAAAGTAAATATTTGCAAGAAGAGGGGAGAATCATTCTATCCGGAGTTCAGGCTCTGGTGCGTTTACCGTTGGATCAGCATCGTGCAGACAAAAGGGCTGGATTGCGCACGGCAACTCTGATCTCAGGTTATCGAGGTTCACCACTTGGGGGCTTAGATACCCTGCTTCAGCGGAATCGAAAGCTCTTAAACGAACACGATGTAGTCTTTATACCCGGGGTAAATGAGGATCTGGGTGCAACGGCCATATTTGGTAGCCAACTGGCGAACCTCTTGCCCAATCCCAGGTATGATGGGGTATTGGGTATGTGGTATGGTAAAGCCCCGGGGGTGGATCGTTCTGGAGATGCCTTCAAACATGCCAATTTTGCCGGAGTCGGTCGTTATGGAGGTGTGTTGGCCCTGGCCGGAGATGATCCCATTTGCAAATCCTCAACCCTTCCTTCTCACTCGGAAGTTGCTTTGTATGACGCACAGATGCCCATTCTGTATCCGGGTAATGTTCAAGAAATCATCGAAATGGGCCGGTATGGATTTGAACTCTCCCGTTACAGCGGGGCCTGGGTTGGTTTCAAAGTGGTTACAAATATAGCCGATGCGTTCAGCACTGCCGAAGTTTATCCCATTGAGAACATCGTCCGACCGGAGTTCATCTTCAATGGCCGACCCTGGCAACATACTCAAAATCCTGCCCTCCTGGCTCCCTACTCTTTGCAACTTGAGCGTGAAATTTACGAAGGGCGTCTCGAAGCCGCCAGGCTCTTTGCTGCCGCCAATAAACTTAACCGTATAACTATTTCCGGTGCCCGGGATTGGATCGGGATCGTATCTGCGGGGAAAGTTTATTACGATGTACGGGAAGCCCTCTACCAACTTGGATTGAATGATGAGCAATTACGCCGATATGGGATTAGATTACTCAAAATTGGGCTACTCTATCCCTTAGAACCGGAAATCATTAAAACCTTTGCCCGAGGTCTGGAAGAGATTTTTGTCATTGAAGAGAAACGTGCTTTTATCGAATTATTTATCCGGGATGTGTTATATAATCAATCAGAACGGCCCCTGGTTGTTGGTAAACGCGACGAGCAGGGTCGTTTTCTCGTACGGGGAGATAGTGAACTCGATGCAGATCAGATTACAGAACTGTTGGTCAGACAGTTGACAAAAAAAGTACCACCGGCGTTATTTGAGAAGCGGCTTGCAGCCTTGTCCCATCACTCCCTTGCCTTATCAGTTCAGGATCAGCCCTTGCTCCCGCGTACTCCCTATTTCTGTTCCGGTTGTCCCCATAATCGCTCCACCGTTATCCCCGAAGGCTCCATCGCGGGCGGAGGTATTGGCTGTCATAGTATGTCCTTGTTAATGGACCGTCGTACCTGGGGTATTACCCACATGGGAGGTGAAGGGGTCCAGTGGGTTGGTGCAGCCCCGTTTTCTAATACGCCTCATCTGTTTCAGCATCTAGGGGATGGTACACTATTCCATTCGGGCTATCTGGCAATTCGGCAAGCAGTAGCCGCCGGAACCAACATTACTTACAAAATTCTTTATAATTCGGCTGTTGCCATGACCGGAGGTCAGGCCGTGGATGGGGCAATGCCGGTACCCGAATTAACCCGGGCCCTGGAGGCTGAAGGAGTACGAAAGATTATCGTCTGTGCCTATGATCCAAATAAATATCCCCCAGATGCAAAATGGGCTTCGAATGTGGAGATATGGCATCGAGATCGTCTGGACGAAGCCCAGCGCGTGTTACGCAAGGAGAAAGGGGTAACTGCTTTGATTTATGATCAACCTTGTGCAGCAGAATTACGCCGTAAGCGTAAACGGGGATTGGTTGAAGATCCCCCCCTGCATGTCTTCATCAATGAAGCCGTCTGTGAAGGGTGCGGCGACTGTGGAGTGAAGTCAAACTGTCTCAGTGTACTCCCGGTGGAAACTGAATTGGGACGTAAAACCCAAATTCATCAATCGTCCTGTAATAAAGATTATACCTGTCTCCAGGGAGACTGTCCTGCCTTCCTCACCGTAATTCCTGAGCAAAATGATAAAGTGGAGAAACGGCTGGAGATTAACGTGGAGGACTGCGACCTACCAGAACCCCACCGTTTGTTACCCAAAGAAGCCAATATTTATATGACAGGTATCGGTGGTACAGGCGTCGTCACGGTCAATGAAATTTTAGCAACGGCAGCCTTCCTGGAAGGTAAATATGTCTATAGCCTTGATCAAACAGGACTGAGCCAGAAAGGCGGTCCGGTCCTTTCCCATCTGAAAATCCTGGACCAGCCCCGTGAGATTTCCAATAAGATTGGATGGGGTACAGCCGATGTTTATATTGTGTTTGATATCTTGGGAGGTGTGACCGATGAAAATTTACGCCATACCCATAAAGAGAAAACCATAGCTGTGGTATCCAGTAGCCAAATAGCAACTGGAGCCATGATAAGATCAACGGCTGTCCGTTTTCCTGAAGAAGACTCTTTAAGGCAACGTATCGAAACCCATACCCAGGCCCAAAAGAATGTATATCTCGATGCAGTGGCCTTGGCTGAAAATCTGTTCGGTAATCATCTGCTTGCCAACATGATTACCATTGGTGCGGCTTATCAGGCTGGATTACTTCCACTGACTGCCCAGGCCATTGAACGGGCCATTACGCTCAATGGAGTAGCGGTAGAAGCGAACCGGCAGGCTTTCCGAGTCGGGCGAATGGTTGTAATTAACCCCCATTGGAAACCTGTACAAACCTTAAACCGTATGGGTTCTCAACCCCTAAAATCAGAAATTACACCGGAAGCGCAGGCCCTCATTGATTCTGTCGAGGCACAGGGTGAATTACGTCGTCTACTCGAAATTCGCGTCCCCGAACTGATAGCCTACCAAAACCTGTCTTATGCTCGAGAATATGTGGAGTTTGTTAAACGGGTGAAAAAAGCCGAAGCCCGTATAACCCAGGATACCCGCTTGAGTGAAAGTGTGGCCCGATACCTGTTTAAATTGATGGCTTATAAGGATGAGTATGAAGTAGCCCGTTTGCAGATACGTCCCGAATTTCAATCGATGTTGGCCCGACAGTTTGGCAAAAATGCCAAAATCACCTATCACCTCCATCCCCCCTTCCTTCGGGCCCTGGGCCTTAAAAGGAAAATCGGTTTGGGTAAATGGTTTAATATCGGCTATTGGTTATTGACAAAGCTCAAAGGCCTACGGGGTACTCCCTTGGATATTTTCGGTTATACTCACCTACGCAAGGTAGAGCGAGAATTAATTACAGAGTACCGTGCCCTTATCGAACAGGAATTGATCGGGTTATCGATAGATACCTATGAAAGGGCTGTGACCCTGGCTAACCTGCCGGATATGATTCGTGGTTATGAGGAAATCAAACTGGCTAACGTAGCCAGATTCCGTGCAGAGGTGCAGAGGGTACGGAGTCAATATTCCAAACAGATACCGGTGTAA
- a CDS encoding carbohydrate ABC transporter permease has protein sequence MKGKGLRRVLLYVFVTGILLILLFPFFVMVSTALKSVDEVYTSPPYWIPRHIRLQNFKEIWDKYPLLHYFLNSFLIASGSTLLNTVLSVPAAYAISRLRFFGRRFLLYLFLVVQMFSPIIVIISLFKVIAGLGLLDTRLSLILVNAVFTLAFSIWMLNGYFSTIPLELEEAALIDGCTRWKTITKIMLPIAMPGVVTTVIYTFIASWNEFMFALTFITSLEKRPLTIGLYNFIGRWTVQWQYLMAASLLALIPIVILFMLIEKQLVKGLTGGALKG, from the coding sequence ATGAAGGGTAAAGGGCTACGTAGAGTTTTGTTGTATGTTTTTGTCACTGGGATTTTACTTATCTTGCTCTTCCCTTTTTTTGTTATGGTCTCGACGGCCCTTAAGAGTGTCGATGAAGTCTACACTTCCCCCCCCTATTGGATCCCCCGACATATACGGCTGCAAAATTTTAAAGAGATTTGGGATAAATATCCCCTGCTTCATTATTTCCTCAATAGTTTTCTTATTGCTTCTGGTTCAACCCTTTTAAATACCGTCCTATCGGTCCCAGCTGCGTATGCAATATCCCGTCTTCGTTTCTTCGGGCGGCGATTTTTACTTTACCTGTTTTTGGTAGTTCAGATGTTTTCTCCCATTATTGTCATTATCTCTCTGTTTAAAGTCATTGCCGGCTTGGGATTATTGGATACACGTCTTTCTTTGATCCTGGTCAACGCCGTATTTACCCTGGCGTTTTCCATCTGGATGCTCAACGGCTATTTCAGTACGATTCCCCTAGAGCTGGAGGAAGCAGCCTTAATAGATGGATGTACCCGCTGGAAGACCATTACGAAAATTATGCTACCTATTGCCATGCCCGGGGTTGTCACCACGGTTATTTACACGTTTATTGCTTCCTGGAATGAGTTCATGTTCGCCCTAACATTTATTACTTCCCTGGAGAAGAGACCCCTAACCATTGGCCTCTATAATTTCATTGGACGATGGACGGTACAGTGGCAATATTTAATGGCCGCCTCTCTGCTGGCTTTGATCCCCATTGTTATTTTGTTTATGTTGATCGAAAAACAACTGGTCAAGGGACTTACGGGAGGTGCTCTCAAGGGATAA
- a CDS encoding sugar ABC transporter permease: MFYPIAYVFAMAFFRTNRSGNLVEYIGTGNFETLFRTAEFWQVTLRSVIWTALAVAAKTLAGLGIALLLNIDFKGRKWARTLVIIPWASSVPISAMLWQWIYNNDFGLLNYTLRATGLWGDPPIWLAYPRSAFFANLYVDIWIGIPFMVLVHLAGLQAIPQELYESAEVDGVNPWQKFYYITLPLLKRIMLIATLLSVLWTFNDFNVIYILTKGGPAGSTDILITYIYKHAFEFLKFGTAAAMAVITFGILLTVSLIYAYFYFKED, from the coding sequence ATGTTCTACCCTATTGCTTATGTCTTTGCCATGGCTTTTTTCAGAACTAATCGTTCGGGTAATCTGGTTGAGTATATAGGAACTGGCAATTTTGAGACCCTGTTTAGAACGGCAGAATTCTGGCAGGTAACCCTTAGATCGGTTATCTGGACGGCTTTAGCAGTAGCGGCTAAAACTCTGGCAGGATTGGGAATTGCCCTATTACTGAATATTGATTTTAAAGGGAGAAAATGGGCCCGGACTTTGGTTATCATACCCTGGGCATCTTCTGTTCCCATCAGTGCCATGCTCTGGCAATGGATTTATAATAATGATTTCGGGCTTCTGAACTATACCCTGCGGGCTACCGGTCTCTGGGGGGATCCCCCCATCTGGCTGGCTTATCCACGTTCGGCTTTCTTTGCCAATCTCTACGTAGATATCTGGATCGGAATTCCTTTTATGGTTCTGGTTCACTTGGCCGGTCTCCAGGCCATTCCCCAAGAACTTTACGAATCCGCCGAGGTTGATGGGGTGAATCCCTGGCAAAAATTCTATTATATTACCCTTCCCTTACTCAAGCGGATCATGTTGATTGCAACCCTGTTATCAGTTCTCTGGACTTTTAACGATTTTAACGTTATCTATATCCTGACCAAAGGAGGACCTGCCGGTTCTACGGATATTCTTATCACGTATATTTATAAACATGCCTTCGAATTCCTGAAATTCGGTACTGCAGCCGCTATGGCCGTGATAACTTTTGGAATTCTTCTAACCGTTAGCTTAATTTATGCCTATTTTTATTTTAAAGAGGACTAG
- a CDS encoding sugar ABC transporter substrate-binding protein, translated as MKKEIYFILALVSAAILFFISGTEAKETVSIMWAEYDGLTPEYAQNLEKAFEEANPDIDLKIISTPWNEFHDRLITFVAGNQAPDLSVIGTRWLLELMDMGVVEPIEQHLSKELINNIEPAAMEAKIGNVLYALPVAIGTRIMYYRSDLIPKAPETFEEILEIAQKIHHPPDLYAIGMIGQKYVELTEFAYYLFGNGGYFFEINPDGTYGKCIVNNEAGVGALTFMNDLVNKYKVTQPGVNAYKRDEVQNLFLSGKLGIMLSGGFTAALLKQKNVDFKWDVAPMPHFKGKPQSTLLVTDSIVMFKSSKNKAAAAKFLEFFYQDKWRLEFDKLVGFPPVTKSLANNEYFQTPVYKTMIQSTPTAKGWPLIPEWPECNDIIWEAIEATFLGQKQPKEALDEAAAKIDSLRAQKKR; from the coding sequence ATGAAGAAAGAGATTTATTTTATCCTGGCCCTGGTATCCGCAGCAATTTTATTCTTTATCTCCGGTACAGAGGCGAAAGAAACGGTCAGCATCATGTGGGCAGAATATGATGGACTTACTCCCGAGTATGCTCAAAATTTGGAAAAAGCCTTTGAAGAAGCGAACCCGGATATTGATCTCAAAATTATCTCGACTCCCTGGAATGAATTTCATGATCGATTGATTACCTTTGTGGCCGGAAATCAAGCTCCGGATCTTTCGGTTATTGGAACGCGATGGCTTTTGGAGCTGATGGACATGGGAGTGGTTGAGCCTATCGAGCAACATCTCAGCAAGGAGTTGATCAATAATATTGAGCCTGCGGCCATGGAAGCCAAAATTGGTAACGTTCTTTATGCTCTTCCGGTCGCCATCGGTACCCGTATCATGTACTACCGCTCAGACCTAATCCCTAAGGCTCCAGAAACCTTTGAAGAAATATTGGAGATTGCCCAGAAAATCCATCACCCTCCCGATTTATATGCCATCGGCATGATAGGCCAGAAGTATGTAGAACTGACAGAATTCGCCTATTATCTTTTTGGGAATGGCGGCTACTTCTTTGAAATAAATCCCGATGGAACCTATGGAAAGTGTATTGTAAACAATGAAGCGGGAGTTGGGGCATTGACTTTCATGAACGATCTGGTCAATAAATACAAAGTTACCCAGCCCGGCGTCAATGCCTATAAACGGGATGAAGTCCAAAATCTCTTTCTTTCGGGTAAATTAGGCATCATGTTGAGTGGAGGCTTTACGGCGGCTCTTTTAAAGCAAAAGAACGTTGATTTTAAATGGGATGTGGCTCCTATGCCTCATTTCAAAGGAAAACCTCAGAGTACCCTCCTGGTTACCGATTCCATTGTGATGTTCAAGTCTTCAAAAAATAAAGCGGCAGCGGCTAAATTCCTGGAATTTTTCTATCAGGATAAATGGCGATTGGAATTTGATAAACTCGTCGGCTTTCCTCCGGTTACAAAATCCCTGGCAAACAATGAATATTTCCAGACCCCGGTTTATAAAACCATGATCCAGTCAACTCCCACTGCCAAGGGCTGGCCTCTTATACCCGAGTGGCCGGAATGCAATGACATTATCTGGGAGGCCATTGAGGCAACTTTTCTAGGCCAAAAGCAACCCAAGGAAGCTCTTGATGAAGCTGCAGCAAAGATAGATAGTCTTCGGGCCCAGAAGAAAAGATAA
- a CDS encoding thioesterase family protein has product MAIEKGLKGSVEKVVGETDSADYFGNKGFHLYGTPALVGLLEYACGKAIEPHLPPGSGTVGTIVNIKHLAPTPLGMKVRAEAELKEVDGRRLVFHVEAFDEKEKIAEGEHERYLVDLDRFFTRVDNKKKS; this is encoded by the coding sequence ATGGCCATTGAAAAAGGTTTGAAGGGTTCTGTTGAGAAAGTGGTTGGAGAAACAGATAGTGCGGATTATTTCGGAAATAAGGGTTTTCACCTTTATGGAACTCCTGCATTAGTGGGGCTTCTGGAGTATGCTTGCGGTAAAGCCATTGAACCTCATCTTCCCCCAGGGTCTGGAACTGTAGGGACCATTGTAAATATCAAACATTTAGCCCCAACCCCCCTGGGAATGAAAGTTCGTGCAGAAGCTGAGTTAAAAGAAGTCGATGGACGGAGACTGGTTTTCCACGTGGAAGCCTTTGATGAAAAAGAAAAAATAGCCGAAGGGGAACACGAGCGCTACCTGGTAGATTTGGATCGATTTTTCACGAGAGTCGACAATAAAAAGAAGAGTTAA
- a CDS encoding ABC transporter ATP-binding protein, which translates to MIRLQEVTKIYNRGSQQVVALQQVTLEMGKGEFVAFMGPSGCGKSTLLNLVGGLDVPTSGEVFIDNLSLGKLSDRQLSLLRREKIGIVFQFFNLLPTLNVQENTELPLLLQGVSPKEASRRAEVLLSRVGLSHRMTHAIHELSGGEMQRVAIARALIHNPEIILADEPTGNLDSKTGSDILKLLKSFSEESEYTVLLATHSLEATRYADRVINLRDGRVLNSPSLSSFEPF; encoded by the coding sequence GTGATTCGACTTCAGGAGGTTACAAAGATTTATAATCGTGGCTCTCAACAGGTGGTGGCCCTTCAGCAGGTAACGCTCGAAATGGGTAAGGGGGAGTTTGTAGCTTTCATGGGTCCAAGCGGATGTGGGAAAAGTACCCTTCTGAATCTGGTAGGTGGGTTGGATGTACCCACGTCGGGTGAAGTTTTCATTGATAATCTATCTCTGGGAAAACTGTCCGATCGTCAGTTGTCTCTCCTACGCCGGGAAAAGATCGGGATTGTTTTTCAGTTTTTTAACCTGCTTCCCACCTTAAATGTCCAGGAAAACACCGAACTCCCCCTTTTGCTCCAGGGAGTTTCTCCAAAAGAAGCCAGTCGGAGGGCAGAAGTTCTGCTTAGCCGGGTCGGTTTATCCCATCGTATGACCCATGCCATCCATGAACTCTCCGGGGGTGAAATGCAGCGGGTAGCCATTGCCAGGGCTTTAATTCATAATCCTGAGATTATTTTGGCCGACGAACCGACCGGGAATTTAGATTCCAAAACCGGCTCAGATATCCTTAAATTGTTAAAGTCCTTTTCCGAGGAGTCGGAGTATACGGTGCTTCTTGCAACCCATAGTTTAGAAGCTACGCGATATGCGGACCGGGTTATTAACTTGAGGGATGGGAGGGTTCTAAATTCTCCTTCGTTATCCAGCTTCGAGCCTTTTTGA